The DNA segment CCACCGGGTCGGGCCCCTCGAGGTGGTGGTGGGTGACGCCTTCGGGCTGGTCCGCAGCGCCACCGAGGCCGCCGAGGCCGTGGAGGTGACGGTGCTGCCCCGGATCGACCTGATCGAGCCGGTGCCCTTCACCGTGGGCCACGACCCGCTGGCCGGGTCGCTGCAGCCCAACGCGCTCGGGCGGGCGGGCGACGACTTCTACGCCCTGCGGCCCTACGTCGTCGGCGACGACCTGCGCCAGATCCACTGGCCCTCCACGGCGCGGCACGACGAGCTGCTGGTGCGCCAGCAGGAGCAGCCCTGGCAGGGGCGCACCACCGTGGTGCTCGACCTGCGCAGGGCGGCCCACGACGCCGAGAGCATCGAGGTGGCGGTGTCGGCCGCGGCGTCGATCGTCAACGCCAACTGCCAGCGCAACGACCTGGTGCGGCTGGTCACCACCGACGGCACCGACTCCGGCTTCGCCACCGGCCGTGCCCACCTCGGGGCGATGCTCGAGCACCTCGCCGTCGTCCAGCCCAGTGGCATGGCCAGCCTGAAGGCGATGCTGGAGGTGCTGAAGGAGGGCTCGGGCGGCGCCCTGATCGTCATCGTCGCCTACGTACCGGGCGAGGAGCTGAACGCCGTGGTCCGCCTGGGCCGGCGCTACGGCTCGCTGAACGTGGTGAAGATCGACTCGGTGCCGCGGTCGGGGTCGGGCCGGCGCAACGGCTCGGGCCCGACGAACGGCGCCTCGCCCACCAACGGCTACGGCCCCGGGCCCGCGCACAACCCGCCGCCGAAGGTCGCCGCCGGCATCGAGGGGCCGCTCGTGCGGGTCACCGAGTCGACGCCGTTCGACGTCGCCTGGAAGCGGGCCATGCGCCGCCGCCGCACCCAACCCGCGCAGAGCCGGCGAGGAGCCACCGCATGAACCGGCGCAGCGACGCCATGCAGGTGGCGACCGAGGTGGCGCTGTTCGGCGTGACCGCAGCGGCGATCGTCGGGATGCACCGGCTGTTCGCCGACGGCTCCTTCCGGGGGCCGCTGATCATGCAGGCGTTCGCGGCCCACCTCACCATGGCCCTGCTGCGCCGGAACCGGGTGCGGCTGCTGCCGGCGGCGTTGGCGGCCGTCGTGATCGGCGCGGTGGTCATCACGGTGACGCAGTACATGTCGACCGCCTGGATCGTGCTGCCCTCGCCCGACACGTTCTCCGCGATCAGCAACGACATGGACGCGGCCTGGGCGGTGTTCCGCGAGCAGAAGGCGCCGGCGACGGTCGTGCCCGGGTTCGTGGTCGCCACCAGCATCACCGTGTGGGTGATCGCCTTCGTGGCCGACTGGGGCGCCTTCCGCACCGGCGTCTCCTTCGAGGCGCTGCTGCCGCCCGCCACGCTGTTCCTGTTCGCCTCGGTGCTCGGCGCCGAGGGCCAGCGGGGCCTGGGGGCGGCCGTGTTCGTGGCCGCGGCGATGCTGTTCCTGCTGCTGCACCGCACCTGGCGCCAGGAGGACACGGCCAGCTGGGCGGCGCTGCAACAGCAGCGGGGCCGCTGGTCGCTGGTGTCGACCGGCACCGCGCTGGGGGCCCTGGCCGTGGTCGCGGGTGCCTGCGTGGGCCCGTCGCTGCCCGGAGCCGGCGCCGAGCCCATCTTCCCGTGGCGCGACATCGGCGACAAGGAGGAGGCGCGGGTCGTCCTCAGCCCCCTGGTCGACATCCGGGGCCGGCTCGTCGACCAGCCCGAGATCGAGGTCTTCACGGTGCAGACCGACGACGGCGAGGGCTACTACTGGCGGCTCACCGCCCTCGACGCCTTCGACGGCACCATCTGGAAGTCCACCTACGACACCGCCGAGGCCGAAGGCGAGCTGCCCGAGTCGGTGCCGCCCGGCACCCCGACCGTGACCGTCCGCCAGGAGTTCACCATCGCGGCGTTGGGGCAGATCTGGCTGCCCAGCGCCTACGAGCCCCGGTCGATCGACGTCGAGAACGGCATGACCGTCAAGTACGACCGCGCCTCCGGCACGCTGATCGTGCCCCGCGACCTCAGCTCGTCCGACGGCCTGACGTACACCGTCGAATCGACGGTGCCGAGCAGCTTCCCCATCGAGCAGCTGCGCGCCGCGCCCACCCAGGTGTCGGAGGAGATCCAAGACCGCTACACGGCACTGCCCGACGACTTCAGCCAGAACGTCACCGACCTCGCCCTGTCGCTCACCAGCGACAAGGCCACGACGTACGACAAGATGATGGCGCTCCAGGGCTACCTGCAGAGCTACGACTACACGCTCGACGTCCAGCGGGGCCACGGCAAGAACGCCCTGGAGCGGTTCCTCTTCGAGGAGAGGCGGGGCTACTGCGAGCAGTTCGCCGCCGCCTTCGCGGCGATGGCCCGGTCGATCGACATCCCCGCCCGGGTCGCAGTCGGCTTCACCAAGGGCGACGAGGACGAGACCAACCAGGACGGCCTCTTCCGGGTGAAGGGCCGCAACGCCCACGCCTGGCCCGAGGTCTACTTCGAGGGCCTGGGCTGGGTGCCGTTCGAACCGACGCCCGGCCGGGCGCCCGCCAACGCCGACTACCTCGGACTCGACGAGGCCCAGGCCCCGGGCGACCAGCCGAGCCCGACCGACCCCGGCGCCGGTGACGACCCCGGCACGCCGGCGCCCACGCCCGCACCTGGCGGGCCCACCGGCCCGACCCGGCCCGACGAGGTGGACGGCGCCGGGTCGACCGTCAACGAGGACAGCCCCGACGACGACCGGGTGACCTTCAAGGTGCCCCCGGCCGGGGACGTGGTCCGCCCGGCCGGCCTCGGCGCCCTCGCCTACCTGCTGCTGGTGCCGCTGGGGCTGGTGGGCCAGCGCTACGTGCGACGGTCCCGGGCCCGCGAGCCCGTCGAGAAGCTGGACCTCGCC comes from the Acidimicrobiales bacterium genome and includes:
- a CDS encoding DUF58 domain-containing protein, which gives rise to MTRQGWMAVWGGIALLAAGRLVGIDELYVFGAAALVLVLLAVVYVNLTRLDLEIARTVHPARVHAGQSSRVEIRLQNLRRQATPLLRLRDPVSGTEGAELLVPPLDRHAVAAASYRLPTERRGIHRVGPLEVVVGDAFGLVRSATEAAEAVEVTVLPRIDLIEPVPFTVGHDPLAGSLQPNALGRAGDDFYALRPYVVGDDLRQIHWPSTARHDELLVRQQEQPWQGRTTVVLDLRRAAHDAESIEVAVSAAASIVNANCQRNDLVRLVTTDGTDSGFATGRAHLGAMLEHLAVVQPSGMASLKAMLEVLKEGSGGALIVIVAYVPGEELNAVVRLGRRYGSLNVVKIDSVPRSGSGRRNGSGPTNGASPTNGYGPGPAHNPPPKVAAGIEGPLVRVTESTPFDVAWKRAMRRRRTQPAQSRRGATA
- a CDS encoding DUF3488 and transglutaminase-like domain-containing protein; translated protein: MNRRSDAMQVATEVALFGVTAAAIVGMHRLFADGSFRGPLIMQAFAAHLTMALLRRNRVRLLPAALAAVVIGAVVITVTQYMSTAWIVLPSPDTFSAISNDMDAAWAVFREQKAPATVVPGFVVATSITVWVIAFVADWGAFRTGVSFEALLPPATLFLFASVLGAEGQRGLGAAVFVAAAMLFLLLHRTWRQEDTASWAALQQQRGRWSLVSTGTALGALAVVAGACVGPSLPGAGAEPIFPWRDIGDKEEARVVLSPLVDIRGRLVDQPEIEVFTVQTDDGEGYYWRLTALDAFDGTIWKSTYDTAEAEGELPESVPPGTPTVTVRQEFTIAALGQIWLPSAYEPRSIDVENGMTVKYDRASGTLIVPRDLSSSDGLTYTVESTVPSSFPIEQLRAAPTQVSEEIQDRYTALPDDFSQNVTDLALSLTSDKATTYDKMMALQGYLQSYDYTLDVQRGHGKNALERFLFEERRGYCEQFAAAFAAMARSIDIPARVAVGFTKGDEDETNQDGLFRVKGRNAHAWPEVYFEGLGWVPFEPTPGRAPANADYLGLDEAQAPGDQPSPTDPGAGDDPGTPAPTPAPGGPTGPTRPDEVDGAGSTVNEDSPDDDRVTFKVPPAGDVVRPAGLGALAYLLLVPLGLVGQRYVRRSRAREPVEKLDLAWIETGEEAEAAGIHLLPSLTVAERAARLRLALPGAAGAIDVLARAVEQATYAEVPPTEAEAEELAAAAATVATAARARRSLWNRVAAYLDIRRLFPGRDQARRSAHGVTRSRTGTTLRPKPST